From the Calliopsis andreniformis isolate RMS-2024a chromosome 4, iyCalAndr_principal, whole genome shotgun sequence genome, one window contains:
- the Plx gene encoding PTB_TBC1D1_like and TBC domain-containing protein plx isoform X1, with translation MGLNRTTIKGRKNDHRADIRFQSLHEGYVLQRCKRYWQKTRRHYDKFNSCMVQQFLRDMKEQSGSSRFESRDVPQRSQSSAASLMSLGADISPSSSHFFEVLYVGKIKVSYPKVSEAFIDDALVRFRVHGEKSRSSASNILAEYQRQSIFTSSNNRRNSTESSASETGSIENVSGSGIISPINPLGVPSTLTGSVETFPKPQNASLAEKDEQEENRDVANNNNNSVQVPEVMRGRASSTGSVLNARRDSMAKGGDEHNRTMLFQVGRHDLRLISPDRKQVLLHKQLRDVASCVQGVKNPEHFGFICKENNVECFIGYVFKCQSESVADDLVAAISQAFVGSSEVTRKERYQVFSCEHCPMYWYNKLCQEIEGQNDRKTQSIIFSRMELLPEDEQEIVVSKYKSAESAGGTGTTLREQNQFLMKLLRVHCEAKQARHVHDTAENRSEFLNQYLSVGVGSTIFMKAKRSLTNSFDNLMKRKGSRDDLGFGLHLKDASHLNTVIKSGSQSPDISRQPSIVDISPDGSRPRSLRVSPEQQLTVNTGPKSSMMDIFLKVGNSPKMSPTEADGNNSVQSNSSWRQAILNRVVTPNKDHEKENDKSGNISIIKTPQATPKRRTKQELRDLWKKAINQQLILIRMEKENARLRVRQEEATVKRIKLEYDELSSCARELVEVWDLLVSKESRISTKCDNQMLLHAIKQGVPKGKRGEVWQFLAEQFCLKQPPMDTRDFPNYNTPYDLLLKQLTSQQHAILIDLGRTFPNHPYFSSALGPGQLALFNLLKAYSLLDHEVGYCQGLSFVAGVLLLHMSEDQAFFLLRHLMFRRGLRKLYLPDMAALQLYLYQLSRLLHDRLPAIYNHFDKHEVSPTLYAAPWLLTLFASQFPLGFVTRVFDLIFLESTEVIFRVSMALLEEHQDQLLACESFEEIMEYLKTRVPAVDKEILDRVMKRLFYPDQEITKQLNEYRVEYQVLQEEMISVKPQMENMEKLKVLNKQLTQEVAQLTEQLEITMSNLHRLETARSVQQSTLLKLESQNRSLEVTVTTLGSFIQQLSDTRPDIEFPGEIRRIIAQLSLAEKRRNTSGKSYPLKVIEDNNRFSMIKSNSTGRESHNFLKNNSVEPPYPLKSTLSQPNLATKLERVSSFFSNSHNHIQKQRAQLAALRNEYTEQTIRNDENDPKTVNIDIQITDTVSSPDEQVIQNDNNLKIEPTNLEKSISLPLNSKVKLKSSKSAYELGSVKKVPTSKLEVTTDDDETNLTGTMHPLDTCSDVNFRYGGTTKLKSIKPIRFPSPSGQEEGVNKNAQSQNVETLNR, from the exons GTTCAGCAATTCCTGAGAGACATGAAGGAACAGTCAGGCTCGTCCCGATTCGAAAGCAGGGATGTGCCTCAAAGATCGCAAAGTAGCGCGGCCAGTTTGATGTCCTTAGGTGCTGACATATCACCCAGTTCTTCCCATTTCTTTGAG GTGCTTTATGTAGGAAAAATTAAGGTATCATATCCGAAGGTATCAGAGGCCTTTATCGACGATGCGTTGGTAAGGTTTCGGGTTCACGGTGAGAAATCGAGATCATCGGCAAGCAATATCCTCGCCGAGTATCAACGTCAATCAATTTTTACGTCTTCCAATAACAGGAGAAATAGCACG GAATCCAGCGCTAGCGAGACAGGAAGCATAGAAAATGTATCAGGAAGCGGCATCATATCACCCATTAATCCATTGGGGGTACCATCAACGCTCACTGGCTCTGTGGAAACCTTTCCAAAACCACAGAATGCCAGTCTCGCGGAGAAAGACGAGCAAGAGGAGAATCGGGACGtcgcaaataataataataattccgTGCAAGTACCAGAAGTAATGCGAGGCCGAGCCTCCTCTACTGGCAGCGTCCTGAATGCCAGGAGGGATTCCATGGCGAAAGGAGGCGACGAGCATAATCGTACCATGCTCTTCCAG GTAGGCCGTCATGATTTGAGATTGATCAGTCCGGATAGGAAACAGGTACTGCTCCACAAGCAACTAAGGGATGTGGCCAGTTGCGTGCAAGGCGTCAAGAATCCCGAGCATTTTGGTTTCATTTGCAAGGAGAATAATGTGGAGTGTTTCATCGGGTATGTGTTCAAGTGCCAGTCGGAGTCCGTCGCGGATGACCTTGTTGCTG cTATCTCGCAGGCATTTGTTGGATCATCTGAGGTAACGAGGAAGGAGAGGTATCAAGTGTTCTCATGCGAGCACTGCCCCATGTATTGGTACAACAAGTTGTGCCAGGAAATCGAAG GACAGAACGACAGAAAGACTCAAAGTATAATTTTCTCTCGGATGGAATTACTGCCGGAGGATGAGCAAGAGATCGTTGTAAGCAAGTATAAAAGTGCAGAGTCCGCTGGCGGCACTGGTACAACTCTACGCGAGCAGAATCAGTTCTTGATGAAGTTGTTGCGCGTTCATTGCGAGGCGAAGCAGGCCAGGCATGTCCATGACACGGCCGAGAACAG GAGTGAATTTCTTAACCAGTACTTAAGCGTGGGCGTAGGAAGCACAATATTTATGAAAGCAAAGCGTTCGCTCACGAATAGCTTCGATAATCTCATGAAGAGAAAGGGTTCGCGGGACGACCTTGGTTTTGGCTTGCATCTGAAGGATGCTAGCCACCTTAACACTGTGATAAAAAGCGGTAGCCAAAGCCCTGATATATCGCGACAGCCATCCATTGTTGATATCTCTCCAGACGGCAGTAGACCAAGATCATTGAGAGTTTCACCTGAGCAACAGCTGACTGTGAATACTGGACCAAAGAGTTCTATGATGGACAT TTTTTTGAAAGTAGGGAATTCGCCAAAAATGTCGCCAACCGAGGCAGATGGAAATAATTCAGTACAGTCGAATAGTTCATGGAGACAAGCTATACTGAATCGAGTCGTGACTCCTAACAAGGATCACGAAAAGGAAAATGATAAGAGTGGGAATATCAGTATCATTAAAACTCCTCAGGCAACTCCAAAACGTAGAACGAAGCAGGAATTGAGGGATCTCTGGAAAAAAGCAATTAACCAACAGTTAATACTGATAAGGATGGAAAAGGAGAATGCGAGACTTAGAG TACGTCAAGAGGAGGCGactgtaaaaagaataaaactGGAATACGATGAACTCAGTAGTTGCGCTCGCGAATTAGTGGAAGTGTGGGATCTTCTCGTTAGTAAAGAATCGAGAATTTCTACTAAATGTGATAATCAAATGCTCTTACATGCCATTAAACAAG GTGTACCTAAAGGAAAGAGAGGAGAAGTATGGCAGTTTCTAGCTGAACAATTTTGTTTGAAACAACCGCCTATGGACACGCGTGATTTTCCTAACTATAACACACCTTACGACTTACTTCTAAAGCAACTTACGTCCCAGCAACACGCGATTTTGATTGATCTGGGGCGAACGTTTCCAAATCATCCATACTTCAGTTCAGCCTTAGGACCAGGGCAGTTAGCATTGTTCAATTTGTTGAAGGCTTACTCACTTCTTGATCATGAAGTTGGTTATTGTCAAGGACTTAGTTTTGTCGCTGGAGTTCTTTTATTACAc ATGTCCGAAGACCAGGCGTTTTTCCTACTACGACACTTAATGTTTCGTAGAGGCCTAAGGAAATTGTATCTTCCTGACATGGCAGCATTACAATTGTACCTTTACCAATTATCTAGGTTATTACACGATAGGTTACCAGCGATTTATAATCATTTTGATAAGCATGAAGTCTCGCCAACATTGTATGCCGCACCATGGTTATTGACATTATTCGCAAGTCAATTTCCACTTGGCTTTGTTACTAGAGTTTTTG ATCTAATTTTCTTGGAAAGTACCGAGGTAATTTTCCGGGTATCGATGGCATTGCTAGAAGAACATCAAGATCAATTGTTAGCGTGTGAAAGTTTCGAAGAGATCATGGAATATCTTAAA ACGCGGGTGCCAGCGGTGGACAAAGAAATTTTGGATCGGGTAATGAAACGCTTATTTTACCCTGATCAGGAGATCACGAAACAATTAAATGAGTACAGGGTAGAGTACCAAGTATTACAGGAAGAAATGATATCTGTGAAACCACAGATGGAAAATATGGAGAAGTTGAAAGTACTTAACAAACAGCTCACGCAGGAAGTCGCACAATTAACTGAGCAGCTTGAG ATTACGATGAGTAACTTGCACCGCTTGGAAACTGCGCGATCGGTGCAACAATCGACTCTTCTTAAATTGGAGTCTCAAAATCGAAGTCTAGAGGTAACCGTCACCACTTTAGGTTCTTTCATTCAGCAACTATCCGATACGCGTCCAGATATCGAATTTCCCGGAGAAATTCGCAGAATAATCGCGCAATTGAGTCTTGCGGAAAAACGTAGAAACACGTCTGGCAAATCCTATCCTCTAAAAGTGATCGAAGATAATAATAGATTTAGTATGATAAAGAGTAACTCTACAGGTAGAGAATCTCACAATTTCCTAAAGAACAATTCGGTAGAGCCGCCATATCCTTTAAAGTCGACTTTAAGTCAGCCAAATCTGGCCACCAAACTCGAGAGGGTCTCGTCGTTCTTCTCGAACTCGCACAATCACATACAAAAACAACGAGCACAGCTTGCCGCCCTAAGAAATGAATATACTGAACAAACGATTCGCAACGATGAGAATGACCCGAAAACAGTGAATATAGACATTCAGATCACCGACACGGTGAGCTCACCTGACGAGCAAGTTATACAGAACGATAACAACCTGAAGATTGAGCCAACAAACCTGGAGAAGTCGATTTCGTTGCCATTGAACTCCAAAGTGAAGTTAAAGTCATCGAAATCGGCTTATGAGCTAGGATCGGTTAAAAAGGTACCGACTTCGAAGTTAGAAGTCACTACTGACGATGACGAGACCAATTTAACTGGTACCATGCATCCTTTGGACACTTGTAGCGACGTGAACTTCAGATACGGTGGTACAACGAAGTTGAAGTCGATAAAACCGATAAGATTCCCAAGTCCCAGCGGACAAGAAGAAGGTGTGAACAAGAACGCTCAAAGCCAGAATGTTGAAACTCTGAACAGATAA